In a single window of the Methanofollis ethanolicus genome:
- the cls gene encoding cardiolipin synthase, which yields MDWSSLLSIIFLFNILFAIVVIFFERKNPTAALAWLMVLFFLPTLGFFLYLIFGQNFTRQKMFTVKEKEDLALREIFEKQHRELADQSARFSNPAAEPYRGTILALLRNNSAFLAENNYVEVYTDGKEKFDALFAAIRAARHHIHLEYFIVNNDDLGRAVVHALAEKAKEGVEVRLLFDAMGTRAGKGSKEAFHELTDAGGRIGVFFPSLYRVNYRNHRKIAVIDGTVGFIGGFNIGDEYLGTGPLGYWRDTAFRIAGDAVKLLQLRFLLDWNYVTGEYLGYEQAYFPVAGTPGATPVQVVSCGPDTRWSPIKEGYIKLIYAARESVYIQSPYFIPDDSVTDALRLAALSGVDVRVMIPCKPDHPFVYWASLSFVADLLDAGVRAYTYDNGFIHAKTIVVDGTAGSVGSANWDVRSFRLNFETNAFFYDPAVGAELKRRFVEDLAVCTEITAESYANRPLLVRVKESISRLFSPLG from the coding sequence ATGGACTGGTCTTCTCTCCTCAGCATCATCTTCCTCTTCAACATCCTCTTTGCCATCGTTGTCATCTTCTTCGAGAGGAAGAACCCGACGGCCGCCCTGGCATGGCTGATGGTGCTCTTCTTCCTGCCCACGCTCGGGTTTTTCCTGTACCTGATCTTCGGGCAGAACTTCACGCGCCAGAAGATGTTCACCGTGAAGGAGAAAGAAGATCTTGCCCTCAGGGAAATCTTCGAGAAGCAGCACCGAGAACTTGCCGACCAGTCTGCCCGCTTCTCGAACCCTGCAGCAGAGCCGTACCGCGGTACGATCCTTGCCCTCCTCAGGAACAACAGTGCGTTCCTGGCCGAGAACAATTATGTCGAGGTCTATACGGACGGGAAGGAGAAGTTCGACGCCCTCTTCGCCGCGATCCGTGCGGCCCGCCACCATATCCACCTGGAATACTTCATCGTCAACAACGACGACCTCGGGCGTGCGGTCGTCCACGCCCTTGCGGAGAAGGCGAAGGAGGGCGTCGAGGTCCGCCTCCTCTTCGACGCCATGGGGACGCGGGCCGGGAAGGGGTCGAAGGAGGCCTTCCACGAACTGACCGATGCCGGCGGCAGGATCGGGGTCTTCTTCCCCTCTCTCTACCGGGTGAACTACCGCAACCACCGGAAGATCGCCGTCATCGACGGGACTGTCGGGTTCATCGGCGGGTTCAATATCGGGGACGAGTATCTGGGGACGGGCCCGCTCGGCTACTGGCGGGACACCGCCTTCAGGATCGCCGGCGACGCGGTGAAGCTGCTGCAACTCCGTTTCCTCCTCGACTGGAACTATGTCACCGGGGAGTATCTCGGCTATGAGCAGGCCTATTTCCCTGTCGCCGGCACGCCCGGGGCCACCCCGGTCCAGGTCGTCTCCTGTGGCCCCGACACCCGGTGGAGCCCGATCAAGGAGGGCTACATCAAGCTGATCTACGCGGCCAGGGAGTCGGTGTACATCCAGAGCCCGTACTTCATCCCGGACGACAGCGTCACCGACGCCCTCCGCCTTGCGGCCCTCTCGGGCGTCGACGTGCGGGTGATGATCCCCTGCAAGCCAGACCACCCCTTCGTCTACTGGGCGAGCCTCTCCTTCGTCGCCGACCTCCTCGACGCGGGGGTGCGGGCGTACACCTATGACAATGGTTTCATCCACGCAAAGACGATCGTCGTCGACGGGACGGCGGGGTCGGTCGGTAGCGCCAACTGGGACGTGCGGAGTTTCCGGCTGAACTTCGAGACGAACGCCTTCTTCTATGACCCGGCCGTCGGGGCCGAGTTGAAGAGGCGCTTTGTCGAGGACCTCGCCGTCTGCACCGAGATCACGGCCGAGAGCTATGCGAACCGTCCCCTCCTGGTCAGGGTCAAGGAATCGATCTCCCGTCTCTTCTCGCCCCTCGGGTAG
- a CDS encoding MarR family winged helix-turn-helix transcriptional regulator codes for MRLPQDTVPIGALISLIHRTHHIFVDEQMKRFGLSSGQLFTLLHLAHEQGITQDTLVRRFRVDKGTVARAVRKLEDAGYISRTVDPDDRRAVRIFLTERGEEIVPEIIRINQEWEEEVCTGLSAEGRREIEVILLKIAQNSLKLAETGRYTDYARYWKEKL; via the coding sequence ATGCGGCTCCCCCAGGATACGGTCCCGATCGGGGCCCTCATCTCCCTCATCCACCGGACTCACCACATCTTCGTCGACGAGCAGATGAAGCGGTTCGGCCTCTCGTCAGGGCAACTCTTCACCCTCCTTCACCTCGCCCACGAGCAGGGCATCACCCAGGACACGCTCGTCCGCCGCTTCCGCGTTGATAAGGGCACCGTCGCACGGGCCGTGCGGAAACTGGAGGACGCCGGGTATATCAGCCGTACCGTCGACCCCGATGACCGTCGGGCCGTCAGGATCTTCCTGACAGAGAGAGGGGAGGAGATCGTCCCCGAGATCATCAGGATCAACCAGGAGTGGGAAGAAGAGGTCTGTACAGGGCTCAGCGCAGAAGGACGCAGAGAAATAGAGGTTATCCTTCTGAAAATCGCACAGAACAGTCTCAAGCTCGCAGAGACAGGCAGGTACACCGACTATGCACGATACTGGAAAGAAAAACTCTGA
- a CDS encoding ATP-binding cassette domain-containing protein produces MTAPAVDVQALTRSFDDFVAVDHISFAIRKGEIFGLLGPNGAGKTTTISMLATMLRPTSGRATVDGHDIMTDEDGVRRSIGIVFQDQTLDEELTAAENMDFHGRLYRIPKEVRERRTAELLDLVGLSEKKDLQVKTFSGGMKRRLEIARGLLHRPAVLFLDEPSIGLDPQTRNHLWGYIERLNAEDGITIILTTHYMEEADRLCDRVAIIDHGRIVAMDTPKNLKSGIGGDIIAIDSPDAGEVYASLDAVWPGLVERQDGAVSVRLKHAGEEIAGIVTLLSSQGLGIRSVSMHTPTLEDVFLHMTGRAMRDEHASGTDQMRMHPRMRR; encoded by the coding sequence ATGACCGCCCCTGCCGTCGACGTGCAGGCGCTCACCAGGAGCTTCGACGACTTCGTGGCTGTCGACCACATCTCGTTTGCGATCCGGAAAGGCGAGATCTTCGGCCTGCTCGGGCCGAACGGCGCCGGCAAGACCACCACCATCTCGATGCTGGCGACCATGCTCAGGCCGACGTCCGGCCGGGCGACCGTCGACGGCCACGACATCATGACCGACGAGGACGGGGTGCGCCGGTCCATCGGGATCGTCTTCCAGGACCAGACCCTGGACGAAGAACTCACCGCCGCCGAGAACATGGACTTCCACGGCCGCCTCTACCGGATCCCGAAAGAGGTGCGTGAACGGCGGACCGCCGAACTCCTCGACCTGGTCGGCCTGAGCGAGAAGAAAGACCTCCAGGTCAAGACCTTCTCGGGCGGGATGAAACGACGCCTTGAGATCGCGCGCGGCCTCCTGCACCGGCCGGCCGTGCTCTTCCTGGACGAACCCTCCATCGGCCTGGACCCGCAGACGAGAAACCATCTCTGGGGATATATCGAGCGCCTGAACGCCGAGGACGGGATCACGATCATTCTCACCACCCATTACATGGAGGAGGCCGACCGCCTCTGCGACCGGGTTGCGATCATCGATCATGGCAGGATCGTTGCCATGGACACGCCGAAAAATCTCAAGTCCGGGATCGGGGGAGACATCATCGCCATCGACTCACCTGACGCTGGGGAGGTCTATGCCAGCCTCGATGCGGTGTGGCCTGGCCTGGTGGAAAGGCAGGACGGGGCGGTGAGCGTGCGCCTCAAGCACGCCGGAGAGGAGATCGCCGGGATCGTGACCCTCCTCAGTTCGCAGGGCCTCGGCATCAGGTCGGTCTCCATGCACACTCCGACCCTTGAGGACGTCTTCCTGCACATGACCGGGCGGGCGATGCGGGACGAACACGCGTCAGGCACGGACCAGATGCGGATGCACCCGCGGATGAGGCGGTAA
- a CDS encoding PadR family transcriptional regulator, with the protein MTGISHFPSHGGRGRGFLALYILHSLSQSPKSGYDLLKEIEGKTEGAWVPSKGALYPLLKHLEEEGLIRVFETEKRSKQVYELTGSGEEALQVHRRHRRESREKMLQMKNLILEMFGDEKPGLNSLVIDIRSVIDALPPEKDERAAEILRQCLEDLRRIA; encoded by the coding sequence ATGACAGGTATCTCGCATTTTCCATCGCATGGCGGACGGGGGCGGGGCTTTCTCGCGCTCTACATCCTGCACTCTCTTTCCCAGAGCCCGAAGTCGGGCTACGACCTCCTCAAGGAGATCGAAGGGAAGACCGAAGGGGCATGGGTCCCGAGCAAGGGGGCCCTCTATCCCCTGCTGAAACACCTCGAAGAAGAAGGACTCATACGCGTCTTTGAGACCGAGAAGCGTTCGAAGCAGGTCTACGAACTGACCGGGAGCGGCGAGGAGGCGCTGCAGGTTCACCGACGGCACCGGCGAGAGTCGAGAGAGAAGATGCTGCAGATGAAAAATCTGATCCTCGAGATGTTTGGAGACGAAAAACCCGGGTTGAATTCCCTGGTCATCGATATCAGAAGCGTCATCGACGCACTCCCGCCTGAAAAAGATGAACGGGCGGCAGAAATTCTCAGGCAATGCCTCGAAGACCTGCGGAGGATAGCATGA